One window of Psychrobacillus sp. FSL H8-0483 genomic DNA carries:
- a CDS encoding LysM peptidoglycan-binding domain-containing protein produces the protein MKKHIAALTAIAVLSVGAAGQASASTVHTVEKGDTLWDISKEMNVSVQDLQEWNGLNSTIIYPSQKLKVVETHTVVLGDTLSHIAQKHGLSVDELMEQNQLTSDLIFPGDKLVLEGTKAMQVKGSSVSQPSTSTPKTTTNTTANAIAKKTTNATTNTTANTTAKATTKATTNTTAKASTKASTNTSSPTASTVKEISVASTAYTASCDGCSGITSTGIDLNANPNQKVISVDPTVIPLGSRVWVEGYGEAIAGDTGGSIKGNKIDIYMQSKEDAINWGRKTVKVKILD, from the coding sequence ATGAAAAAACACATTGCTGCACTAACCGCAATTGCAGTACTATCAGTAGGAGCGGCAGGTCAAGCATCTGCATCAACTGTTCATACGGTAGAAAAAGGTGATACACTTTGGGACATTTCAAAAGAGATGAACGTAAGTGTTCAAGATTTACAAGAATGGAACGGACTTAACTCAACAATTATATATCCATCTCAAAAATTAAAAGTAGTGGAAACACATACCGTCGTTTTAGGAGATACACTTTCCCACATTGCCCAAAAACATGGTCTTTCTGTGGATGAATTAATGGAGCAAAATCAGCTTACAAGTGATTTAATATTCCCGGGAGATAAATTAGTACTTGAAGGCACAAAGGCTATGCAAGTTAAAGGAAGTTCTGTTTCGCAGCCTTCTACGAGTACACCTAAAACAACAACTAATACAACAGCAAACGCAATAGCTAAAAAAACAACTAATGCTACAACTAACACAACAGCTAACACAACAGCTAAAGCAACAACTAAAGCAACAACTAACACAACAGCTAAAGCATCAACTAAAGCATCAACTAACACATCTTCACCAACTGCATCTACTGTAAAAGAAATATCCGTAGCTTCAACAGCTTATACAGCTTCTTGTGATGGATGCTCGGGTATAACATCGACTGGTATCGATTTAAATGCAAATCCTAACCAAAAAGTCATTTCTGTAGATCCAACAGTCATTCCACTAGGTTCACGTGTATGGGTGGAAGGTTATGGTGAAGCGATTGCTGGAGATACTGGCGGTTCCATTAAAGGAAATAAAATTGATATTTATATGCAATCTAAAGAAGATGCGATTAATTGGGGTCGCAAAACAGTAAAAGTAAAAATTTTAGATTAA
- a CDS encoding NupC/NupG family nucleoside CNT transporter: protein MNVLWGIGGIIVVLGIAFLLSSAKKSINVRTILAGLTIQVLFAFIVLKWETGREALVAFSNGVQNLISYANEGISFLFGPAADIENFGFVFAFQVLTVIIFFSALISVLYYLGVMQFFIRIIGGGLSKLLGTSRAESVSAAANIFVGQTEAPLVIRPFISKMTKSELFAVMTGGLASVAGSVLVGYALLGVPLEYLLAASFMAAPAGLVLAKIMIPETEVVNEESFSLEKDNESANVIDAAARGASDGMKLAANVGAMLLAFIAIIALINGLLGGLGSLFGFEGLSLEGILGIIFSPLAFAIGVPWTEAVQAGSYIGQKLVLNEFVAYSAFAPDIPDLSPKTVIVVSFALCGFANLSSMAILLGGLGSMAPDRRPDIARLGFRAVIAGMLASLLSAAIAGMFI, encoded by the coding sequence GTGAACGTGTTATGGGGTATTGGCGGTATAATTGTTGTTTTAGGTATAGCTTTTCTACTTTCAAGTGCGAAAAAATCGATTAATGTGCGAACAATTCTTGCCGGTTTAACGATTCAAGTTTTGTTTGCATTTATTGTTTTAAAATGGGAAACCGGTCGTGAGGCACTTGTGGCCTTTTCGAATGGTGTTCAAAATTTAATTTCGTATGCGAACGAAGGGATTTCTTTCTTATTCGGACCTGCTGCTGATATAGAAAATTTCGGTTTCGTCTTTGCGTTTCAAGTGCTAACTGTTATTATTTTCTTTTCTGCGTTAATTTCCGTTCTTTACTATTTAGGAGTCATGCAGTTTTTTATCCGAATCATTGGTGGAGGGCTTTCAAAGCTTCTTGGAACAAGTAGAGCTGAGTCTGTATCAGCTGCAGCAAATATTTTTGTTGGACAAACAGAGGCTCCTCTTGTTATTCGACCTTTTATCTCGAAAATGACAAAATCTGAGCTTTTTGCTGTTATGACAGGAGGTCTTGCTTCTGTAGCAGGTTCTGTTTTGGTTGGGTACGCATTACTAGGTGTTCCATTAGAATATTTACTTGCAGCAAGCTTTATGGCTGCTCCAGCAGGTTTGGTTTTAGCAAAAATTATGATTCCTGAAACAGAAGTTGTAAACGAAGAAAGCTTCTCGCTGGAAAAAGATAATGAATCTGCTAATGTGATTGATGCAGCAGCACGCGGGGCAAGTGATGGAATGAAACTTGCAGCAAACGTTGGGGCAATGTTACTAGCGTTTATCGCAATTATCGCGCTAATAAATGGACTACTTGGTGGATTAGGTAGTCTATTTGGTTTTGAGGGGTTATCGCTAGAGGGTATTTTAGGTATCATTTTTTCTCCATTGGCATTTGCTATTGGTGTTCCTTGGACGGAAGCGGTTCAGGCTGGTTCCTACATTGGGCAAAAGCTCGTGTTGAATGAATTTGTTGCTTACTCTGCTTTTGCCCCAGATATTCCAGATCTATCACCGAAAACGGTCATTGTAGTCAGCTTCGCATTATGTGGATTTGCAAACCTAAGTTCGATGGCTATTTTGTTAGGTGGCTTAGGATCAATGGCACCAGATCGTCGTCCTGATATTGCACGTTTAGGATTCCGAGCAGTTATTGCAGGGATGTTAGCGTCCTTATTAAGTGCTGCAATTGCAGGAATGTTTATTTAA
- a CDS encoding DMT family transporter — protein MLLGLSMALIGGVFLSLQNIFNSKVNEHTGSWAATTLILGMGFLASLTIGFMVEGERIFIFENMKTWYWFSGIIGVGVVTCLIQSIKLLGPTFAISIVLTSQLLFALLWDSLGWLGLKQVPFTFQQLLGVLIIIGGVIVFKFGGRRVIVEGTQPEAIK, from the coding sequence ATGCTTTTGGGATTATCCATGGCACTGATTGGCGGTGTTTTTTTAAGCTTACAAAATATATTTAATAGCAAAGTAAATGAGCATACAGGCTCTTGGGCCGCGACGACACTTATATTAGGAATGGGATTCTTAGCTTCACTTACGATTGGCTTCATGGTAGAAGGAGAACGCATTTTTATTTTTGAGAATATGAAAACATGGTATTGGTTTAGCGGTATTATAGGAGTAGGCGTAGTTACTTGTTTAATCCAGAGTATCAAGTTGCTTGGACCAACATTTGCAATTTCCATTGTACTTACTTCACAGCTTTTATTTGCATTGTTATGGGATTCTCTAGGTTGGTTGGGTCTAAAACAAGTGCCCTTTACTTTCCAGCAATTATTAGGGGTACTAATTATTATTGGTGGAGTTATTGTTTTTAAATTTGGAGGTAGAAGAGTAATTGTGGAGGGGACACAACCTGAAGCTATAAAATAA
- a CDS encoding HAMP domain-containing sensor histidine kinase, whose translation MKLRNKINLYTSVLFIFLLILMNTSIYFLFSHLMMSNELDRATAEVERIVSDIGSAIDQIPPSQLLLAYVPVEGMIQVLKEDLTSEAKIITPSEDTLESRTSSYSPGEVSEIISYKNKQYVFVSYPVVWKDGNVVNLQVTSSIQATDEMIRMLRIVLIAVTAIAMIPVFLSSRILSNFILQPIRSMINTMKDIQKSGQFKRLELENTSESELVEMGETFNHMIDLLQTNFENQEQFVSNASHELRTPLTIIENYSDLLKRRGLERPDLFEESVEAIHSEAVRMREMTEQLLLLARQQEQWNIKLEQINVTELVMETAKSFQNTYQREIIVENSETTNGYTDFQKLKQLLFIFLDNALKYSEERITINVGHTSNETYIQIEDRGIGIPQDELTKVFDRFYRVDQARSRKQGGSGLGLTMARQIAGAISVRIELDSIENHGTTATLFFKTKEV comes from the coding sequence ATGAAACTTCGAAATAAAATTAATTTATATACTTCGGTGTTATTTATTTTTTTATTAATACTCATGAACACTTCCATTTATTTTCTTTTCAGCCATCTAATGATGTCAAATGAACTTGATCGAGCTACTGCAGAGGTTGAAAGAATCGTATCGGATATCGGTAGTGCAATTGATCAAATTCCTCCTAGCCAGCTTCTACTAGCCTATGTGCCAGTGGAAGGGATGATACAAGTGTTGAAAGAGGATTTAACAAGTGAAGCGAAGATTATTACTCCTTCAGAGGACACATTAGAGTCTCGCACAAGTAGCTATTCCCCTGGTGAAGTGAGTGAGATAATCTCATATAAAAATAAGCAGTATGTGTTTGTCTCCTATCCGGTCGTTTGGAAGGATGGAAATGTTGTAAATCTACAAGTGACAAGCAGTATTCAAGCAACGGACGAGATGATCCGAATGCTGCGCATCGTGTTAATTGCGGTAACGGCCATCGCCATGATCCCTGTTTTTCTCTCGAGTAGAATTTTGAGTAATTTCATTTTACAACCGATCAGATCGATGATTAATACAATGAAAGACATCCAAAAAAGCGGACAATTCAAGCGTTTGGAATTGGAAAATACTTCGGAGAGCGAGCTCGTGGAGATGGGAGAAACCTTTAATCATATGATTGATTTGCTTCAAACTAACTTTGAAAATCAAGAACAATTCGTGTCAAATGCTTCCCATGAATTAAGAACCCCTTTAACGATTATTGAAAACTACTCGGATCTTTTAAAACGAAGAGGACTTGAACGTCCGGATTTATTTGAAGAATCCGTAGAGGCGATCCACTCCGAAGCTGTGCGAATGAGAGAAATGACAGAACAGTTATTGCTACTAGCGAGACAGCAGGAACAATGGAATATTAAGTTAGAACAAATAAATGTAACAGAACTCGTAATGGAAACAGCAAAGTCATTCCAAAACACATACCAACGAGAAATTATAGTTGAGAACAGCGAAACCACGAATGGATATACAGATTTTCAAAAGCTAAAACAGCTACTCTTTATATTTTTAGATAACGCTCTAAAGTATAGCGAGGAACGCATTACCATTAATGTTGGTCACACATCAAATGAAACATATATCCAAATCGAGGACAGAGGAATTGGAATACCACAGGATGAATTAACTAAAGTATTTGATCGATTTTACCGAGTGGACCAAGCAAGGAGCAGAAAGCAAGGAGGATCCGGCTTAGGACTTACAATGGCAAGGCAAATAGCTGGGGCAATAAGTGTTCGAATTGAATTGGACAGCATAGAAAACCACGGAACGACAGCTACTCTTTTTTTCAAGACAAAAGAAGTGTAA
- a CDS encoding response regulator transcription factor, with protein MAKESILIVEDEEKILRLLEIELGYEGYELGKATNGIDALEIYLSQKWDLILLDIMLPGMSGIELLRRIRGKDSSIPVILLTAKDSIEDKVSGLDLGANDYITKPFRMEELLARIRAVLRMKQIASSPIVESDVWLHAGDLKLNEKTREVIRKEHDIDLTPKEYDLLLYLLRNKRQVLDRDQILEAVWGYDYDGETKIVDVYIRYLRKKVDANFEQALIHTVRGVGYVLKDVT; from the coding sequence TTGGCTAAAGAATCCATTTTAATCGTCGAAGATGAAGAGAAAATTTTAAGACTGCTGGAAATCGAGTTAGGATATGAAGGATATGAATTAGGGAAAGCTACAAATGGAATAGATGCGCTAGAAATATATCTGTCCCAAAAATGGGACTTAATATTATTAGATATAATGCTCCCAGGGATGAGCGGAATCGAGTTGCTTCGACGCATACGAGGAAAAGATTCGTCGATTCCTGTTATTTTGTTAACAGCAAAGGATTCGATTGAAGATAAAGTATCTGGTCTCGACCTCGGCGCTAATGACTATATTACCAAACCTTTTCGAATGGAAGAATTACTCGCTAGAATTCGAGCTGTCTTACGGATGAAGCAAATTGCATCTTCTCCAATTGTGGAAAGTGATGTATGGCTCCATGCAGGTGATTTGAAGCTAAATGAGAAAACCCGAGAAGTAATACGAAAAGAACATGATATTGACCTAACACCAAAGGAATATGATTTACTTTTATATTTATTGAGAAATAAGCGCCAGGTTTTAGATCGGGACCAGATTCTCGAGGCCGTTTGGGGATACGATTATGACGGAGAAACGAAAATAGTGGATGTGTATATCCGTTACCTGAGAAAAAAAGTAGATGCCAACTTTGAACAGGCATTAATTCATACCGTTAGAGGTGTTGGTTATGTCTTAAAGGATGTAACATGA
- a CDS encoding alpha/beta hydrolase, with amino-acid sequence MILHTNIIGNGEPLVFLHTGLQTGMTDFEFQREYFSNNYKVFSPDLRGHGQSNTNDIQNFFEDSAVDLLETIDHYDLKKIHLASCSLGALVAIKFAQMYPERIHTLSISGVMPVEPDNWLELHEQDVEIQESLLDNKVATSYFDQLHTSDWKQFIYMAKEKEWYPFEDVKALSEFRFPVLYMVGEKNERETIGAALYPKSNEHIHVAIIPFAGHLVHADQPEIYTHILEEFIEKSK; translated from the coding sequence TTGATACTACATACAAATATTATAGGAAATGGAGAACCATTAGTATTTCTGCATACAGGATTGCAAACAGGTATGACAGATTTTGAGTTTCAAAGGGAGTACTTTAGCAATAACTACAAAGTTTTCTCTCCAGATTTGAGAGGTCATGGGCAATCCAATACAAATGATATTCAAAATTTCTTTGAAGATTCCGCAGTAGATTTATTGGAAACAATTGACCATTATGATTTGAAAAAAATCCACTTAGCAAGTTGTTCTTTAGGTGCGTTAGTGGCTATCAAATTTGCTCAAATGTATCCAGAACGAATTCACACATTGTCCATCTCAGGGGTTATGCCAGTAGAACCGGATAATTGGTTGGAGCTTCATGAACAAGATGTGGAAATTCAAGAGAGTTTACTAGATAACAAAGTGGCTACGAGTTATTTCGACCAATTGCATACATCTGACTGGAAACAATTTATTTACATGGCGAAAGAGAAAGAATGGTATCCATTTGAAGATGTAAAGGCACTAAGTGAGTTTCGTTTTCCTGTTCTTTATATGGTTGGAGAAAAAAATGAGCGTGAAACGATTGGTGCAGCTCTCTATCCTAAATCAAATGAACATATTCATGTTGCCATTATTCCGTTTGCTGGCCATCTAGTGCATGCAGATCAGCCTGAAATATATACTCATATATTAGAAGAATTTATCGAAAAATCTAAATGA
- a CDS encoding Crp/Fnr family transcriptional regulator: MKLIEDQEQLQYYLHVHQIESVFNEALLQHLSLHTFDEGEIICEQGEPRSHLYILVKGKIKIFTTSSEGNKLILAFKTPLEIVGDIEFIQNIEMINTVEAVTPVCMIRIHCDWLNKYGNDYPPLLQFLLKIITRKFHIKNNSFVFNLMYPVEVRLASYLLSISFDESNTDFKGQLSVSNLKDAAGLIGTSYRHLNRVIQQLCKEGLIERNKEFIIVKNRIGLSTLANHNIYE, from the coding sequence ATGAAGTTAATTGAGGATCAAGAGCAACTCCAATACTATTTGCATGTTCACCAAATTGAATCTGTATTTAACGAGGCGTTATTACAGCACTTATCGTTACATACGTTTGATGAAGGTGAAATTATTTGTGAACAGGGAGAACCCCGTAGCCATTTATATATACTTGTTAAAGGAAAGATTAAAATCTTTACAACTTCTTCGGAAGGGAATAAGTTAATTCTTGCTTTTAAGACTCCTCTTGAAATAGTTGGAGATATTGAATTCATCCAAAATATTGAAATGATCAATACAGTTGAAGCTGTCACACCTGTTTGCATGATTCGAATTCACTGTGATTGGTTAAACAAATATGGAAATGATTATCCTCCACTTCTTCAGTTTTTACTTAAAATTATTACGAGAAAGTTTCATATTAAAAATAATTCTTTTGTTTTTAATTTGATGTATCCAGTTGAAGTACGTCTAGCGAGTTATTTGTTATCTATATCCTTTGATGAATCGAATACCGATTTTAAAGGACAACTGAGCGTAAGTAATTTAAAAGATGCCGCTGGGTTAATTGGAACAAGTTATAGACATCTTAATCGTGTCATCCAACAGTTATGCAAAGAGGGACTAATTGAACGTAACAAAGAGTTTATCATCGTAAAAAATCGAATCGGGTTGAGCACGCTTGCTAATCACAATATTTATGAATGA
- a CDS encoding SLAP domain-containing protein encodes MQKLEFESSWAKALSSKDREEIEKTFLETSNTENHDLLLSPIWQAINHKGELLITVLVHNFTQQAIAFNQTKLAYIENNKIIAEYTFTLPTLSIQPKVSMPWTFIFSVDSLKSTAKLNSGSLEIV; translated from the coding sequence ATGCAAAAACTCGAGTTTGAATCATCTTGGGCAAAGGCCTTGTCCAGTAAGGACCGGGAAGAGATTGAGAAGACTTTTCTCGAAACTAGTAATACGGAAAATCACGACCTTCTTCTCTCACCAATATGGCAAGCAATAAATCATAAAGGAGAATTACTAATTACTGTACTTGTCCATAATTTTACTCAGCAAGCAATTGCTTTTAACCAAACAAAATTGGCATATATAGAAAATAATAAAATAATTGCGGAGTATACTTTTACACTTCCAACATTGAGCATTCAGCCAAAAGTTAGTATGCCATGGACTTTTATTTTTTCTGTTGATAGCTTGAAAAGTACAGCAAAACTTAATAGTGGTTCTTTAGAAATCGTGTGA
- a CDS encoding PepSY domain-containing protein codes for MKKIVLGSLATVLAISGAIGINAFAEDDVKISTEQSKKLIGIEKAIEVALKKANGTVESVELETEHSNMYYEVDIDADKNKEYEVKVDAYTAKVINVRESLDDDENDDNDDKALAQAKSAKSLITEKKAIAIAKKQMNGDVKSIELDSEDGTFEYEIKLQTKKGEAEITINASTGAVLELEFDDNNEDD; via the coding sequence ATGAAGAAAATAGTACTTGGTTCATTAGCAACCGTACTTGCAATAAGTGGTGCAATCGGTATTAACGCGTTTGCAGAGGATGACGTAAAGATTAGCACAGAACAAAGCAAAAAGTTAATCGGAATTGAAAAAGCAATAGAAGTTGCATTAAAGAAAGCTAATGGAACCGTCGAAAGCGTAGAGTTAGAAACAGAACACAGTAATATGTATTATGAAGTAGATATTGATGCGGATAAGAATAAGGAATATGAAGTAAAAGTGGATGCATATACAGCTAAGGTGATAAATGTTCGAGAAAGCCTCGATGACGATGAGAATGATGACAACGACGATAAAGCTCTTGCCCAAGCTAAATCTGCAAAATCCCTCATCACAGAAAAAAAAGCTATTGCCATTGCTAAAAAACAAATGAACGGTGATGTGAAATCAATTGAATTAGATTCTGAAGATGGAACATTTGAGTACGAAATAAAGCTTCAAACAAAAAAAGGGGAAGCTGAAATAACGATCAATGCAAGTACTGGTGCGGTATTAGAGCTAGAATTTGATGACAATAATGAGGACGACTGA
- a CDS encoding DMT family transporter translates to MRGILFAVLGGAFITLQGVANSRISQDIGAWQAASLTQFTGFILALVIVLFVRDGNWTMFKKVKPLYLSGGAFAAVIIFSNITAIHQIGVTLTISAVLIAQLSLTFLIDIKGWFGVVKQQMKLPQFIGMGLMVLGVVILGI, encoded by the coding sequence ATGAGAGGAATCTTGTTTGCTGTACTCGGTGGTGCCTTTATAACTTTGCAAGGAGTAGCTAATTCGCGAATTAGTCAAGATATTGGGGCGTGGCAGGCGGCAAGTCTTACACAGTTCACTGGATTCATCCTAGCATTGGTTATAGTTTTGTTCGTACGAGATGGTAATTGGACAATGTTTAAAAAAGTCAAACCGCTATATTTATCCGGTGGTGCATTTGCTGCAGTCATTATTTTTAGTAATATTACAGCTATTCATCAAATTGGCGTTACGCTTACGATATCAGCAGTTCTTATCGCGCAACTTAGTTTGACCTTTTTGATTGATATAAAAGGATGGTTTGGCGTAGTGAAGCAACAGATGAAGCTACCTCAGTTTATCGGGATGGGATTGATGGTACTTGGTGTTGTGATTTTGGGAATTTGA
- a CDS encoding YIP1 family protein produces MTHELKQEEVEKLNPFFSIWLSTRETVRYVLDHKDLKYSLTLAAIAGIPTGISGASEWSKNFDISLWLLIMGIVVLGPIFGLIGLGFGTVIYTWVGKWFGGSGTYKEMAQAMGIIIIPSIWLTPYWILSFIFVRNNLFIMNPLEITSGAIFWLFFSGLLTITFSVWMIVIQSKAIGEVHQFSSWKGFATLIIPSIIIGIIVFIIAFTIIFSFIGMTTY; encoded by the coding sequence GTGACACATGAATTAAAACAGGAAGAAGTCGAGAAATTAAACCCGTTTTTTTCTATTTGGCTATCCACTAGGGAAACGGTGCGCTATGTGTTGGATCATAAGGATTTAAAGTATTCTCTGACACTAGCAGCGATAGCCGGGATACCGACTGGAATAAGTGGAGCAAGTGAGTGGAGTAAGAATTTTGATATCTCGTTGTGGTTGTTAATAATGGGAATTGTAGTGCTTGGCCCAATATTTGGATTAATCGGTTTAGGTTTTGGAACGGTTATTTACACATGGGTAGGGAAATGGTTTGGTGGCTCTGGAACGTATAAAGAAATGGCTCAGGCGATGGGTATCATAATAATCCCAAGTATTTGGTTGACTCCATATTGGATTTTATCCTTCATTTTCGTTCGCAATAATTTATTTATCATGAATCCATTGGAAATTACCTCAGGAGCAATTTTTTGGTTGTTTTTTTCTGGCCTGTTAACTATTACATTTTCTGTTTGGATGATCGTGATTCAAAGTAAGGCCATTGGGGAAGTGCATCAGTTTTCTAGTTGGAAAGGATTTGCAACGTTAATCATTCCTTCTATTATAATAGGTATAATTGTGTTTATAATTGCTTTTACCATCATATTCTCTTTTATTGGGATGACTACTTACTAA
- a CDS encoding PepSY domain-containing protein, producing the protein MKKKKWTWTVGFILLVLLLIVGFRWFSPTFSAQNLTEEEAKTAVLEKYPGDIVKTTKNEDEYQIEMQLETGLYIIKIDAKTGDVLSLERLPKVENSSKEEPQTELPLSQKEIEEKLTTQGELQSIEMIQKNDNYYYQAIVTKDNEKLKLKVDPFTGEIIDSMVIPSPTIKENTVITVEDAIVIAAKHLNGKADDDVTFHQPSGSPPYYLVEVEMENGEEDREAIVQVDAYTGEVKSVNWDE; encoded by the coding sequence ATGAAGAAAAAAAAATGGACGTGGACAGTTGGATTTATTCTCCTTGTTTTATTGTTAATCGTAGGGTTTCGATGGTTTTCTCCTACCTTCTCTGCGCAGAACTTAACAGAGGAAGAAGCGAAAACGGCAGTGCTTGAAAAATACCCAGGTGATATAGTAAAAACAACAAAGAATGAAGATGAATATCAGATTGAAATGCAGTTAGAAACTGGATTATATATTATAAAGATTGATGCAAAAACTGGGGATGTTCTCTCCTTAGAACGACTCCCAAAAGTAGAAAACTCTTCGAAAGAGGAGCCTCAAACAGAACTACCGCTATCACAAAAAGAAATTGAGGAGAAACTTACTACTCAAGGGGAGCTACAATCAATCGAAATGATTCAAAAAAATGACAACTACTATTATCAGGCGATTGTCACTAAAGACAACGAAAAACTAAAACTAAAGGTTGATCCATTTACAGGTGAAATCATCGATTCTATGGTTATACCTTCTCCTACAATTAAGGAAAACACAGTAATTACGGTAGAAGATGCTATTGTAATTGCAGCAAAACACTTAAATGGGAAGGCAGATGATGATGTAACATTTCATCAACCTTCTGGCTCCCCCCCTTATTACCTAGTCGAAGTTGAAATGGAAAATGGTGAGGAAGATCGGGAAGCTATCGTCCAAGTCGATGCATACACAGGAGAAGTAAAATCGGTTAATTGGGATGAGTAA
- a CDS encoding SIMPL domain-containing protein (The SIMPL domain is named for its presence in mouse protein SIMPL (signalling molecule that associates with mouse pelle-like kinase). Bacterial member BP26, from Brucella, was shown to assemble into a channel-like structure, while YggE from E. coli has been associated with resistance to oxidative stress.), with amino-acid sequence MNNSKEHQLSSSPLRVITVTGNGQVATQPDYVQLRFEVSTEGKDVSEAQQENAIIMNRVIQSILALNIPKEDIQTVAYNVTANYDYIEGKQVFRGYEVTNAITVKVTDISQVGIVIDTAVQNGANRISSIQFGIENPDASYQQALRLALKDAQTKAKTIAETMKLTLHPQPIEIVEEREAQAVPLFKSVAMADQSQVTPIEQGKITISAAVRVKFQY; translated from the coding sequence ATGAATAATTCAAAGGAGCATCAGCTATCATCTTCTCCTTTACGTGTAATCACAGTGACTGGAAATGGTCAGGTAGCTACTCAACCGGACTATGTGCAACTTCGATTCGAAGTGAGTACAGAAGGAAAAGATGTAAGTGAAGCTCAGCAAGAAAATGCAATTATCATGAATCGTGTTATTCAGTCGATTTTAGCGCTAAACATTCCAAAAGAGGATATCCAAACTGTCGCATATAATGTAACAGCTAATTATGATTATATTGAAGGGAAACAAGTTTTTAGAGGATATGAAGTTACAAATGCTATTACTGTAAAAGTAACAGATATAAGTCAAGTCGGAATAGTAATTGATACAGCAGTACAAAATGGTGCAAATCGAATTTCATCCATTCAGTTTGGAATTGAAAATCCAGATGCATCTTATCAACAAGCCCTCCGTTTAGCTCTAAAAGATGCGCAAACGAAAGCAAAAACAATAGCGGAGACAATGAAATTAACTTTGCACCCACAACCGATAGAGATAGTAGAAGAGCGTGAAGCTCAAGCTGTACCGTTGTTTAAATCGGTTGCAATGGCAGATCAGTCACAAGTTACACCAATTGAACAAGGTAAAATCACGATTAGTGCAGCTGTTAGGGTTAAATTTCAATATTAA